Genomic DNA from Nitrosarchaeum koreense MY1:
CAGATACACACCACAATTGACGGAATTGGAGAACGAACCGGAATTCCACCTCTTGCCGAAGTTGCAGTTGCATTGACTTATCTTTACAAATCACCAAACGATTTCAGATTAGACATGTTGTTAGATTTATCAAGATTAATTGAAGATTACACTTCGATTAAACCATATGACTCAAAACCAATAGTAGGTTCTTCAGCTTACAAACACAAGGCAGGAACACATCTTGCAGCAATTCTACGAAATCCTGCAGCCTACGAACCAATTCCACCTAGAGCCGTTGGAAATACTCGTAGAATTGTATTTGGAGAGTTAGCTGGAAAAACAGGAGCTGCCTATTTGATGTCTATTTTAGGCCTTGAAAAAGATGATGAAGGAGCCAAAGCAGTTGCAACAGGTCTAAAAGAACTCAGAATGGGTGATTTAATCGAGATTCCACTAGCAGATAGACTCGAAAAAAAGATAATTAATGATAAATAAAGAGGGAAAGTTGAGAGATACCATGTCAAAATGTGAAGAATGTGATGCAGATATTTCCATTCCAAAGGATGCTATGGAAGGAGAAATTGTAACATGTCCGGAATGTGGCGCAAGTTTTGAATTAGCAAAAGGCTCAGAAGGTTTCCAATTAAAGCCTGCCCAATCGGTTGGCGAGGATTGGGGGCAGTGAGTCCTGACATTACAATTCTTTATGATACCATCCGTTGGGAAGAAAAAGCTCTGCTAGAAGCAGGTAAAAAAAAGAACATCAACATACAGATGGTAGATTGCAAGAATTTAGCTTTGGATTTAGATA
This window encodes:
- the lysW/argW gene encoding alpha-aminoadipate/glutamate carrier protein LysW encodes the protein MSKCEECDADISIPKDAMEGEIVTCPECGASFELAKGSEGFQLKPAQSVGEDWGQ